One genomic region from Clostridium saccharobutylicum DSM 13864 encodes:
- a CDS encoding NYN domain-containing protein, producing MEELTIALLIDADNIGAKHIENILGELTKYGRVTIRRMYGDWTQERLKSWLEKSSQFSLTPIMQSNDTSRKNASDIGLVIDAMDILYSEKVNGFCIVSSDSDFNKLAKRLRESGNLVIGMGEQKTPESFRASCEKFIYLDIIDEDIELEDEKLDIEVGNNESSKKYFEEKSFTKKSIIEKTIINMILDSTMDTMHLGEIGQRINNMFPDFDVRNYHYTKLSELLKEFDSLTLSNKENKYWVALKNIMPENIKEIENKIVVIFNKKRVSKMNIGELKKELSSVIPNLNIVIKKSGVTKFSVFLDKKIDIITISDDNNNAELIK from the coding sequence ATGGAGGAATTAACAATTGCTTTGTTGATAGATGCAGATAATATTGGTGCTAAACATATTGAGAATATATTAGGTGAACTCACAAAGTATGGAAGGGTTACAATTCGGAGAATGTATGGTGATTGGACTCAGGAAAGGTTAAAATCTTGGTTAGAAAAATCTTCTCAATTTTCACTTACTCCTATAATGCAATCCAATGATACTTCAAGAAAGAATGCTTCAGATATAGGTCTTGTTATTGATGCAATGGATATATTGTATTCAGAGAAGGTAAATGGTTTTTGCATTGTATCAAGTGATTCGGATTTTAATAAACTGGCAAAAAGATTACGCGAATCTGGAAATTTAGTAATTGGTATGGGAGAACAAAAAACTCCAGAATCATTTAGAGCTTCCTGTGAAAAATTTATTTATTTAGATATCATAGATGAAGATATAGAACTTGAAGATGAGAAATTAGATATAGAGGTTGGCAATAATGAAAGTAGTAAAAAATATTTTGAAGAAAAATCATTTACGAAAAAAAGTATAATAGAAAAGACTATTATTAATATGATTTTAGACAGTACTATGGATACTATGCATCTTGGAGAAATAGGGCAAAGGATAAATAATATGTTTCCTGATTTTGATGTGAGAAATTATCATTATACAAAATTATCTGAATTGCTAAAGGAGTTTGATAGTCTTACTTTAAGTAATAAAGAAAACAAGTACTGGGTTGCTCTGAAAAATATTATGCCGGAAAATATTAAAGAAATTGAAAATAAAATAGTTGTAATATTTAATAAGAAACGAGTATCAAAGATGAACATTGGAGAATTAAAAAAAGAATTATCGAGCGTTATTCCTAATTTAAATATAGTTATTAAAAAAAGTGGAGTCACTAAGTTTTCTGTATTTTTAGATAAAAAAATTGATATTATTACAATTAGTGATGATAATAACAATGCTGAACTTATTAAATAA
- a CDS encoding RidA family protein, protein MLKVTKTDKAPSAIGPYSQAISFGDLLFASGQIPLDPKSGEIVGGNIEEQATQVMKNISAILEENNIDFKNVIKTTCFLANMADFAKFNEVYAKYFISNPARSCVAVKELPKAVLCEVEVIAYK, encoded by the coding sequence ATGTTAAAAGTAACAAAAACAGATAAGGCTCCATCAGCAATAGGACCTTATTCTCAAGCAATAAGTTTTGGAGATCTATTATTTGCATCAGGACAAATACCATTAGATCCAAAGTCAGGAGAAATAGTTGGAGGCAATATTGAAGAACAAGCAACTCAAGTTATGAAAAATATTTCAGCAATACTAGAAGAAAATAATATTGATTTCAAAAATGTTATAAAAACAACTTGTTTTCTTGCTAATATGGCTGATTTTGCAAAATTTAATGAAGTTTATGCTAAATACTTTATAAGTAATCCAGCACGTTCATGTGTGGCTGTAAAAGAGCTTCCTAAAGCTGTTTTATGTGAAGTTGAAGTTATAGCTTACAAGTAA
- a CDS encoding nucleotidyltransferase family protein, with the protein MFNENKMNSSKDKTLILSIVNSQCFKDLFINRGITNVIIFGSLANGDFTPESDVDIAIISKTPISFNDELILTQKLEELLDRDIDLIDINDENINNLIKISALNSKFVVLKDYLLDETIIFYDNLYKDNEEFWRILDQEVLGIE; encoded by the coding sequence ATGTTTAATGAAAATAAAATGAATAGTTCAAAAGATAAAACTCTTATCTTAAGTATTGTTAATAGCCAATGTTTTAAAGACCTATTTATAAATAGAGGCATAACTAATGTTATTATTTTTGGTAGTTTAGCAAATGGAGATTTTACACCAGAATCTGATGTGGACATTGCAATTATTTCAAAAACCCCTATATCATTTAATGATGAATTAATACTAACTCAAAAATTAGAAGAACTCTTAGATAGAGATATAGATTTAATCGATATAAATGATGAAAATATAAATAATCTTATAAAGATTAGTGCATTAAATAGTAAGTTTGTTGTTTTAAAAGACTATCTTTTGGATGAGACTATAATCTTTTACGATAATTTATATAAAGATAATGAAGAATTTTGGAGAATATTAGATCAGGAGGTACTTGGAATTGAATAA
- a CDS encoding AAA family ATPase, with protein MRIKRVTIDFFAGIKNKTLDFSEGFNLIYGENERGKSSIESFIKVWLYGMDNSRGKFNDRKRYLPLSGEKISGELTVEYNGKGYIIKRTFGITKKEDTCEVLDEITGEAIEMEYKNEPGRMFFNINSSTFTKTLFISQLGVIVSKDKEEEIMEKITNMYSAGDENISITKAIEKLEKRKKQLFGVRKSGEIDLLEEKRNLLNEELWEAYKLGEENIHNEETLIKKKQDKINIKEQIHKLDLYKKYIKKIKLQKDYKEICDYLIKGEELKKKEEDISGQLKKGNEFITNEFLDEISEKSSRYLSLLDVKQEKMNKLHELDQEYKEKNDEMKKYSVFTSMGNNIKEKIYTLKFDQQNLEDKLNNIINIKNSISRIKIDISKQKSGNESLEFICKHRQEIEELLISYKDGLKELKYKIENQDSSKYLISDSKDGNNNIFIAYALGGISCLGFVYGMVNQMISLMIVLLPLFLLSIKLYVTYSLEAKNNELAKKDKMVVEKLNTQILESEEKLNLYIKRTNSKSYEEFINKLTKYDKYKSYSDNMNVIMKDKEEEIKSYNITELKGTYNKNKGVISSLYSVLLCKSLDEVLEKIDVYEELKEDILRNEYKINGVKEELRNIDEQLIDREQEIKSKTTVIGLENTEILDLHIKIKEYKEKINSMKEVKSALKNVEETYKVLLKDRNIDEIKEEMKEIINSNINYSYESEEEIDTEIRKQSNELLKVEKEIKDLEHLIEKRYIGKREISEIQEELLINKEKSGKLEKEFKALDLASSTLQEAFDEVRQNIGPELNNKVVDKFNFLTDGTYKEVKISEDYTLKLREDTKLFDGEILSNGAKDQLYLSLRLSIVDMLFKNKNVPIFLDDAFVQYDDKRREKAIKLLIEENFEQVIFFTCQKIEKLIVDRNRDNYNLIFL; from the coding sequence GTGCGGATTAAAAGAGTTACTATTGATTTTTTTGCTGGAATTAAGAATAAAACTTTAGATTTTTCAGAGGGCTTTAATTTAATTTATGGAGAAAATGAGCGTGGAAAGAGTTCAATAGAAAGTTTTATTAAAGTTTGGCTGTATGGCATGGATAATTCGAGAGGAAAGTTTAATGATAGAAAAAGATATTTGCCTTTAAGTGGAGAAAAAATTTCTGGTGAATTGACAGTTGAATATAATGGTAAGGGTTATATTATAAAAAGAACTTTTGGTATAACTAAAAAAGAAGATACATGTGAGGTTTTGGATGAGATAACTGGTGAAGCTATAGAAATGGAATATAAAAATGAACCAGGACGAATGTTTTTTAATATAAATTCCTCTACTTTTACTAAAACTTTATTCATAAGTCAGTTAGGTGTTATTGTTTCTAAAGATAAAGAAGAAGAGATCATGGAAAAAATAACTAATATGTATAGTGCAGGGGATGAAAATATTTCGATAACAAAAGCTATAGAAAAGCTTGAAAAGCGTAAGAAACAATTATTTGGAGTAAGAAAAAGTGGAGAGATTGATTTATTAGAGGAAAAAAGAAATTTGCTTAATGAAGAATTATGGGAAGCTTATAAATTAGGGGAAGAAAACATACATAATGAAGAAACTTTAATAAAGAAAAAACAAGATAAAATTAATATAAAGGAACAAATTCATAAATTAGATTTATATAAGAAATATATTAAAAAGATAAAACTTCAAAAGGATTATAAGGAAATATGTGATTATTTAATAAAAGGTGAAGAACTTAAAAAGAAAGAGGAAGATATAAGTGGACAACTTAAAAAAGGAAATGAGTTTATAACCAATGAATTTTTAGATGAGATTAGCGAAAAATCATCAAGATATCTAAGTCTTTTAGATGTTAAGCAAGAGAAAATGAATAAATTACATGAATTGGATCAAGAATATAAAGAAAAAAATGATGAAATGAAAAAATATAGTGTGTTCACTTCTATGGGAAATAATATTAAGGAAAAAATATATACTTTAAAATTCGATCAACAGAATTTAGAAGATAAGCTAAATAATATTATTAACATTAAGAATTCAATATCAAGAATCAAAATTGATATATCTAAACAGAAGTCGGGAAATGAAAGTCTAGAATTTATATGTAAACATAGACAAGAAATAGAAGAACTGCTTATTTCGTATAAGGATGGATTAAAAGAATTAAAGTATAAAATAGAAAATCAAGATAGTAGCAAATATTTAATAAGTGATTCAAAGGATGGTAATAACAATATATTTATTGCATATGCATTGGGTGGAATAAGCTGCTTAGGATTTGTTTATGGTATGGTAAATCAAATGATATCGCTTATGATAGTTTTATTACCTTTATTTCTTTTATCAATTAAATTATATGTAACATATTCATTGGAAGCAAAAAATAATGAATTAGCTAAGAAAGACAAGATGGTAGTTGAAAAATTAAACACTCAAATATTAGAAAGTGAAGAAAAATTAAATTTGTACATTAAAAGAACTAATTCTAAGAGCTATGAAGAATTTATAAATAAGTTAACAAAGTATGATAAGTATAAAAGTTATAGTGATAATATGAATGTTATTATGAAAGATAAGGAAGAGGAAATAAAGTCATATAATATTACAGAATTGAAGGGAACCTATAATAAAAATAAAGGGGTTATATCTTCTCTTTATAGTGTTTTGTTATGTAAATCATTAGATGAAGTACTAGAAAAAATAGATGTATATGAAGAATTAAAGGAAGATATTCTTAGGAATGAATATAAGATAAATGGAGTTAAAGAAGAACTGCGAAATATTGATGAACAATTAATTGATAGAGAGCAAGAAATAAAAAGCAAGACTACTGTAATTGGATTAGAAAATACAGAAATATTAGATTTACATATTAAGATAAAAGAATATAAAGAAAAAATAAATTCAATGAAAGAAGTGAAAAGTGCTTTAAAAAATGTTGAGGAAACATATAAGGTTTTACTTAAAGATAGAAATATTGATGAGATAAAAGAGGAAATGAAAGAAATAATAAATAGTAATATAAATTATTCTTATGAATCAGAAGAGGAAATAGATACGGAGATAAGAAAGCAATCTAATGAATTATTAAAAGTTGAAAAAGAAATAAAAGATTTAGAGCATCTTATAGAAAAAAGATATATAGGAAAAAGGGAAATTTCTGAAATACAAGAGGAATTGTTGATTAATAAGGAAAAGTCTGGAAAACTTGAAAAAGAATTTAAGGCTTTAGATTTAGCAAGTTCAACTCTTCAAGAAGCGTTTGATGAAGTAAGACAAAATATAGGACCAGAATTAAATAATAAAGTTGTGGATAAATTTAATTTTTTAACAGATGGAACGTATAAAGAAGTTAAAATTTCAGAAGACTATACATTAAAATTAAGAGAAGATACAAAATTATTTGATGGAGAAATATTAAGTAATGGAGCAAAAGATCAATTATATTTATCTTTGAGGCTTTCTATTGTAGATATGTTATTTAAAAATAAAAATGTACCAATTTTTTTAGATGATGCATTTGTTCAATATGATGATAAAAGGAGAGAAAAAGCGATAAAGCTTTTAATTGAAGAGAATTTTGAACAAGTAATTTTCTTTACATGTCAAAAAATTGAAAAACTAATTGTTGATAGGAATCGTGATAATTATAACTTAATATTTTTATAA
- a CDS encoding alpha/beta-type small acid-soluble spore protein, translating into MSNKALVPEARHGLEQFKNEVAQELGVPFSDYNGDLSARQCGSVGGEMVKRMVEEYEHRI; encoded by the coding sequence ATGTCAAATAAAGCATTAGTTCCAGAAGCAAGACATGGTCTAGAACAGTTTAAAAATGAAGTAGCTCAAGAACTAGGAGTACCATTTAGTGATTATAATGGAGATTTAAGTGCTAGACAATGTGGTTCAGTAGGCGGGGAAATGGTAAAAAGAATGGTAGAGGAATATGAGCATAGAATATAA
- a CDS encoding FprA family A-type flavoprotein has product MNAVEVKKGIYWVGAIDWSLRNFHGYTTNRGVTYNAYLIIDEKIALIDTVKAQFAGELLERISKVIDPEKIDYIISNHVEMDHSGSIPKVMEVCKNAAIITSSPSGLKGLTAHYGQYNYKSVKANETLSLGKRTLKFVPTPMLHWPDNMVTYCPEEKILFSNDAFGQHYASSRRFDDEEQLEIILEEAKNYYGNIIMPYGKQVQGACEIICSLDIEMIAPSHGVIWRKNIQTIFDAYKLWSENNPQTGAIVVFDSMWHSTEVMAKTIVEAFADKSIPVKLYDLKVNHISEIIPEVLTSKYIAVGSPTLNNTMMPTVAAFLSYLKGLSPKNRKAFAFGSYGWGGQSIAQVEEELEKCGFDICLDKIRVQYIPSKQQLDEIRELVRNIE; this is encoded by the coding sequence ATGAATGCAGTTGAAGTAAAGAAAGGTATTTATTGGGTTGGTGCTATAGATTGGTCCTTACGTAATTTTCATGGATATACAACAAATAGAGGAGTGACTTATAATGCTTATTTAATTATAGATGAAAAGATAGCGTTAATTGATACAGTAAAGGCTCAGTTTGCAGGTGAGCTTCTAGAAAGGATATCTAAGGTTATTGATCCAGAAAAGATTGATTATATAATCTCTAATCATGTTGAAATGGATCATTCAGGATCAATTCCAAAAGTGATGGAAGTTTGCAAAAATGCAGCTATTATTACCAGTTCACCATCAGGCTTGAAGGGACTTACTGCTCATTATGGACAATATAACTATAAATCAGTAAAAGCAAATGAAACTTTGAGCTTAGGGAAAAGAACACTTAAATTTGTTCCAACTCCAATGCTTCATTGGCCAGATAATATGGTAACTTATTGTCCAGAAGAAAAAATTCTTTTCTCTAATGATGCTTTTGGACAACATTATGCATCAAGTAGACGATTTGACGATGAGGAACAATTAGAAATCATACTTGAAGAGGCTAAAAATTACTATGGTAATATTATTATGCCTTATGGTAAACAAGTACAAGGTGCATGTGAGATTATATGTAGTTTGGATATTGAAATGATTGCTCCAAGCCATGGAGTTATTTGGAGAAAAAATATCCAAACAATTTTTGATGCATACAAGTTATGGAGTGAAAATAATCCACAAACAGGTGCTATTGTTGTATTTGATAGTATGTGGCATTCTACAGAAGTAATGGCAAAAACTATTGTTGAAGCATTTGCTGATAAAAGCATTCCAGTTAAATTATATGATTTAAAAGTAAATCATATATCTGAAATTATTCCAGAAGTTTTAACTTCAAAATACATTGCAGTGGGTTCACCAACTCTTAATAATACTATGATGCCAACAGTTGCTGCATTTTTATCTTATTTAAAAGGTTTATCACCAAAGAATAGAAAAGCATTTGCCTTTGGATCTTATGGATGGGGTGGTCAAAGTATAGCTCAAGTAGAAGAAGAATTGGAGAAATGTGGATTTGATATTTGCTTAGATAAAATTAGAGTTCAATATATACCTTCTAAACAACAATTGGATGAAATTAGAGAACTTGTTAGGAATATTGAATAA
- a CDS encoding NADH peroxidase yields the protein MKKFVCTVCGYIYEGEAAPEKCPVCGVGADKFIEQSGDLAFADEHVIGVANGVDKEIIEGLQANFAGECTEVGMYLAMSRQADREGYPEVAEAYKRIAFEEAEHAAKFAEMLGEVVVADTKANLEARVNAEHGACQGKKDLATLAKKLNLDAIHDTVHEMCKDEARHGKAFKGLLDRYFA from the coding sequence ATGAAAAAATTCGTTTGTACAGTGTGTGGTTATATTTATGAAGGAGAAGCAGCTCCAGAAAAATGTCCAGTGTGTGGAGTTGGAGCAGATAAGTTTATAGAACAAAGTGGAGATTTAGCTTTTGCTGATGAACATGTAATTGGAGTAGCTAATGGTGTAGATAAAGAAATAATTGAAGGATTACAAGCAAATTTTGCTGGAGAATGTACAGAAGTTGGTATGTATTTAGCAATGTCAAGACAAGCAGATAGAGAAGGATATCCTGAAGTTGCTGAAGCTTATAAAAGAATAGCGTTTGAAGAAGCAGAACATGCAGCAAAATTTGCTGAAATGTTAGGTGAAGTAGTAGTTGCAGATACAAAGGCTAATTTAGAAGCTAGAGTAAATGCTGAACATGGTGCTTGCCAAGGTAAAAAGGATTTAGCTACTTTAGCTAAGAAATTAAATTTAGATGCAATTCATGATACAGTACATGAAATGTGCAAAGATGAAGCTAGACATGGAAAAGCATTCAAGGGATTATTAGATAGATATTTTGCATAG
- a CDS encoding MATE family efflux transporter: MKKIDLTEGKVINVITALALPIMGSSLLQFTYNLVDMLWVGGLGSNAVASIGSSSLYIGLGYSINSLVVIGAGIKVAQGIGRKDNNQVKEYINAGIFINLLMGLILGSALIFVGKELIGFLHIENVVVERDAYYYLALNGPILFFTFFNTLYARILGSFGNNKLALKINALGLALNIILDPMFIYTFKFGVLGAAISTLIANIIMFIVYLVKSSGILKFNFQAGIDKNKIIKIIRLGLPMVFQRILFTIINIMLAKIVASFGSDAIAGQKIGLEIESVMYMVVGGLNGAVSSFTGQNFGAKKFNRIKEGYNGALKIGIIYSLIIALAFLFLNKPLIRLFIREENTIMIAAAYLQMVAFSQVFSTLEMVSNGLFTGIGKPNIPATISVVFTALRIPMSLILIKPFGVNGIWISIALSSILKGSFAYLLYCVKVKRKYKEVKI, translated from the coding sequence ATGAAAAAAATAGATTTAACTGAAGGAAAAGTAATAAATGTTATAACAGCTTTAGCTTTGCCTATAATGGGAAGTTCATTATTACAATTCACTTATAACTTGGTTGATATGTTATGGGTAGGTGGATTAGGCAGCAATGCAGTTGCAAGTATTGGATCTTCAAGTCTTTATATAGGACTTGGATACTCAATAAATTCTTTAGTCGTTATTGGTGCTGGCATAAAAGTAGCTCAGGGGATTGGAAGAAAGGATAATAATCAAGTTAAGGAATATATTAATGCAGGAATTTTTATTAATTTATTGATGGGATTAATTTTGGGGTCTGCATTGATTTTTGTAGGAAAAGAACTTATAGGATTTTTACATATCGAAAATGTTGTTGTTGAAAGAGATGCTTATTATTATTTGGCTTTAAATGGTCCAATTTTATTTTTTACATTTTTTAATACTCTTTATGCAAGGATATTGGGGAGCTTTGGAAATAATAAATTAGCACTTAAAATTAATGCTTTGGGTTTAGCGTTAAATATAATACTTGATCCAATGTTTATTTACACTTTTAAATTTGGAGTTTTAGGAGCGGCTATTTCGACGTTAATTGCTAATATAATTATGTTTATTGTATATTTAGTAAAGTCTTCTGGAATACTTAAATTTAATTTTCAAGCTGGAATAGATAAAAATAAGATAATAAAAATAATAAGACTTGGTTTGCCTATGGTATTTCAAAGAATTTTATTTACAATAATTAATATTATGCTAGCGAAAATTGTAGCTTCTTTTGGCTCAGATGCAATAGCAGGTCAAAAAATAGGGCTTGAAATTGAATCGGTTATGTATATGGTTGTTGGTGGATTAAATGGGGCAGTTTCAAGTTTTACTGGGCAAAATTTTGGAGCTAAGAAATTTAATAGAATAAAAGAAGGATATAATGGAGCTCTTAAGATTGGAATAATATATTCATTAATAATTGCACTAGCATTTTTGTTCTTAAATAAACCGCTAATTAGACTATTTATTAGAGAAGAAAACACAATTATGATTGCAGCAGCATATTTACAAATGGTAGCTTTTTCGCAGGTATTTAGTACATTAGAAATGGTTTCAAATGGTTTATTCACAGGTATAGGTAAGCCTAATATACCTGCTACTATAAGTGTGGTATTCACTGCTTTAAGAATTCCAATGTCATTAATATTAATAAAACCATTTGGAGTAAATGGCATTTGGATAAGCATTGCGTTATCAAGCATTTTAAAAGGAAGTTTTGCTTATTTATTATATTGTGTTAAAGTTAAGAGAAAATATAAAGAAGTAAAAATATAG
- a CDS encoding NAD(P)H-dependent flavin oxidoreductase codes for MNFNSLKIGNLIAPIPIIQGGMGVGVSSSNLAAAVANAGGIGVISTAQLGYDEDDFDKNPLQANLRALKKHITLAKAKAPNGIIGINAMVATSHYEEQIKTAIDAGVDLIISGAGLPTMLPKIVKDFSVKIAPIVSSLKAAKVILKLWDKHDNIAPDLVVIEGPKAGGHLGYKLDELQNNDVDFDKIVVDIINETKKYAEKYNKEIPVVVAGGVFDGYDIAKYLKLGASGVQMATRFVVTEECDASQEFKNAYLNCSKEDIQIVKSPVGMPGRAIKNSFVKKTLIERQKITHCYNCLTPCNPATTPYCITEALINAVKGNVDQGLIFCGENAGRLTKMTTVPELMKELVEEIKNA; via the coding sequence ATGAATTTTAATTCTCTTAAAATTGGAAATTTAATTGCTCCTATTCCTATTATTCAAGGAGGTATGGGAGTTGGTGTTTCATCATCTAACCTAGCTGCTGCTGTTGCAAATGCAGGTGGTATTGGAGTGATTTCTACTGCTCAACTTGGTTATGATGAGGATGATTTCGATAAAAACCCTTTACAAGCAAATTTAAGGGCTTTAAAAAAGCATATTACTTTAGCAAAAGCTAAAGCACCAAATGGCATAATAGGAATTAATGCAATGGTTGCAACTAGCCATTATGAAGAACAAATAAAAACCGCAATAGATGCTGGTGTTGATTTAATAATTTCAGGTGCAGGACTACCAACTATGTTACCTAAAATCGTAAAAGATTTTTCTGTTAAAATTGCACCAATTGTTTCTTCTTTAAAGGCTGCAAAAGTAATTCTAAAGCTTTGGGATAAACATGATAATATAGCTCCAGATCTTGTAGTAATTGAAGGACCAAAGGCTGGTGGACATTTAGGCTATAAATTAGATGAATTACAAAATAATGATGTAGATTTTGATAAAATCGTTGTTGACATAATAAACGAAACTAAGAAATACGCTGAAAAATACAATAAAGAAATTCCTGTAGTAGTTGCTGGTGGAGTATTTGATGGCTATGACATTGCAAAATACTTAAAATTAGGTGCAAGCGGTGTTCAAATGGCAACAAGATTTGTAGTAACTGAGGAATGTGATGCATCACAAGAATTTAAAAATGCATATCTAAACTGTTCAAAAGAAGATATACAAATAGTAAAAAGTCCTGTAGGAATGCCTGGACGTGCTATTAAAAATTCTTTTGTTAAGAAAACTCTTATAGAAAGACAAAAAATAACTCACTGCTACAATTGTTTAACTCCATGTAATCCTGCTACCACTCCATACTGCATAACCGAAGCTTTAATCAATGCCGTGAAAGGTAATGTTGATCAAGGATTAATATTCTGTGGAGAAAATGCAGGCAGACTTACAAAGATGACAACTGTTCCAGAATTAATGAAGGAATTAGTAGAAGAAATAAAAAATGCATAA
- a CDS encoding metallophosphoesterase family protein encodes MKKIRILHTADIHFDTPFSGMTPNEALKSKEELKEVFEKIIQITNERKIDILLIAGDVFDNLSVNKSTLYFIKSCLEKINHVKIFISPGNHDPFNDKSFYSMIEWPDNTHIFTEKPERIILEELDTVVWGVGFDKPHINNSLLKDIQRIDGYNNVMVLHGEITTTKDSNDYNPITEEDIATSEMDYIALGHRHKFSGIKKIKNTYYSYSGCPQGRGFDELDDKGVLFIELKEKFLESEFIRTSIRNYYEKQINIDGCFGNNEVKNKIINEISKEDRENNFYKVILTGEISEDFTLNEEFLQQLLSSEFYFVKIIDKTEIKLDMNELMKGYSIKSIFAKKMYEKLQMAADEDERQRIILALKIGIQSLSGEELKISEG; translated from the coding sequence ATGAAAAAAATTAGGATATTACATACGGCAGATATACATTTCGATACTCCTTTTAGTGGAATGACACCTAATGAAGCGTTAAAAAGTAAAGAGGAGTTAAAAGAAGTTTTTGAAAAGATAATACAAATTACTAATGAAAGAAAAATAGATATTCTTTTAATTGCAGGGGATGTGTTTGATAATCTATCTGTAAATAAAAGTACACTTTATTTTATTAAGAGTTGTTTGGAAAAAATAAATCACGTTAAGATTTTTATAAGTCCTGGGAACCATGACCCATTTAATGATAAATCATTTTATAGCATGATAGAATGGCCAGATAATACTCATATTTTCACAGAAAAGCCTGAACGAATTATTTTGGAAGAACTAGATACAGTAGTTTGGGGAGTTGGGTTTGATAAGCCACATATTAATAATTCGTTATTAAAAGATATACAAAGAATTGATGGATACAATAATGTAATGGTTCTTCATGGAGAAATAACGACAACCAAGGATAGTAATGATTATAACCCAATAACAGAAGAAGACATAGCTACAAGTGAAATGGATTATATAGCACTTGGCCACAGACATAAATTTTCAGGTATAAAAAAAATAAAAAACACTTATTACAGTTATAGCGGATGTCCTCAAGGTAGAGGATTTGATGAGCTTGATGATAAGGGAGTATTATTTATTGAATTAAAAGAAAAATTTTTAGAGAGTGAATTCATCAGAACATCAATTAGAAATTATTATGAAAAACAAATAAATATTGATGGCTGTTTTGGTAATAATGAAGTAAAAAATAAAATTATAAATGAAATATCCAAAGAAGATAGAGAAAATAATTTTTATAAAGTAATTCTTACGGGTGAAATATCAGAGGACTTCACTTTAAATGAAGAATTTTTGCAGCAATTACTTAGCAGTGAATTTTATTTTGTAAAGATTATAGATAAAACTGAAATAAAATTAGATATGAACGAGTTAATGAAGGGATATTCTATAAAAAGTATATTTGCTAAAAAGATGTATGAAAAGCTTCAAATGGCAGCAGATGAAGATGAAAGACAAAGAATAATTTTAGCATTAAAAATAGGGATCCAAAGTCTTTCAGGAGAAGAATTGAAAATTTCTGAAGGATGA